The following coding sequences lie in one Alloacidobacterium dinghuense genomic window:
- a CDS encoding alpha/beta fold hydrolase has translation MSSSLPNATVVLVHGAWADGSCWHKIILPLRQQGLNVTCAPIPLTSLRDDIAALQRVLDRTNGPVVLAGHAYGGAVIAGSNNDRVKSLVYVAALAPDEGETVADVFYRAEPHPDAPHLAPDEHGFIWMPEEGFSNAVAHKVPRDQATILSAVQRPIALKCIQEKAPTPAWKTKPSWFLLAEEDRMIVPETQRFMAERMGATIQSHAVDHSPMYTAPNLVVDLVLEAAREAIRK, from the coding sequence ATGAGTTCCTCTCTTCCAAATGCGACAGTCGTATTAGTTCATGGAGCATGGGCTGATGGGTCCTGTTGGCACAAGATAATTCTGCCGTTGCGACAACAAGGGCTGAACGTAACGTGTGCTCCGATTCCCCTTACATCGCTTAGGGATGACATAGCCGCTCTCCAACGCGTGCTCGATAGAACGAATGGGCCGGTAGTACTAGCCGGACATGCCTATGGCGGTGCTGTGATCGCCGGATCAAATAACGATCGAGTAAAGTCGCTCGTATACGTGGCGGCGTTAGCACCCGATGAAGGTGAAACAGTCGCGGATGTGTTTTATCGCGCTGAGCCGCATCCGGACGCTCCGCACCTCGCACCCGATGAACATGGTTTCATCTGGATGCCGGAAGAGGGTTTCAGCAATGCGGTAGCTCACAAGGTTCCGCGGGATCAAGCAACGATCCTGTCTGCGGTGCAGCGGCCGATCGCGCTGAAGTGCATTCAAGAGAAAGCCCCTACGCCCGCATGGAAAACGAAACCATCGTGGTTTCTCCTTGCAGAGGAGGACCGCATGATTGTTCCGGAAACCCAAAGGTTCATGGCTGAAAGGATGGGCGCAACCATCCAATCACACGCCGTAGACCACTCGCCGATGTACACTGCGCCGAATCTCGTAGTTGACCTTGTTTTGGAAGCTGCGCGAGAAGCAATTCGAAAATGA
- a CDS encoding alpha/beta fold hydrolase, protein MSRVLSGETANTAISVHKVEADGIQIFYRSAGHAAAPVLLLLHGFPTSSFMFRELIPRLADEYRVIAPDLPGFGFTEVPEKRNYTYSFDALAHTVEAFTDALGLNSYAIYIFDYGAPTGLRLAMAHPERVTAIVSQNGNAYEEGLGDAWGPIRTYWSAPTAENREVLRQNILTLEATRWQYTHGVADPDSVAPESYTLDTALMERPGNKEIQLDLFLDYASNVKLYPKFQEYFRKSKPPLLAIWGKNDPFFIPAGAEAYRKDLPNARVQFLDTGHFATETHSAEIAAAIKEFLEANGVSRQKGSGASR, encoded by the coding sequence ATGAGTAGAGTCCTTTCAGGAGAGACTGCGAACACCGCCATATCCGTACACAAAGTTGAAGCGGACGGAATCCAGATCTTCTACCGATCCGCCGGCCACGCGGCCGCACCTGTGTTGCTCTTGCTCCATGGGTTCCCAACTTCATCCTTCATGTTTCGCGAACTCATCCCGCGTCTTGCTGATGAGTATCGAGTCATTGCGCCGGACCTGCCTGGATTTGGATTTACGGAAGTACCCGAAAAACGAAACTATACGTATTCATTCGACGCGCTAGCCCACACGGTTGAGGCCTTCACAGATGCGCTCGGCCTCAACAGTTACGCAATTTACATCTTCGACTATGGAGCCCCAACAGGTTTGCGTCTAGCCATGGCTCATCCCGAACGAGTTACGGCCATCGTTTCGCAGAACGGCAATGCCTATGAAGAGGGACTCGGCGATGCGTGGGGACCGATCAGGACTTATTGGTCTGCACCGACAGCAGAGAACCGAGAAGTGCTCCGGCAGAACATCTTGACTCTGGAAGCAACGCGCTGGCAGTACACGCACGGTGTTGCAGATCCTGATAGCGTGGCCCCTGAATCTTACACGTTGGACACGGCTCTCATGGAACGTCCGGGGAACAAAGAGATTCAGCTTGATCTGTTCCTCGATTACGCATCGAACGTGAAGCTTTATCCCAAGTTTCAAGAGTACTTCCGGAAGTCGAAGCCGCCTTTACTGGCGATCTGGGGCAAGAACGATCCCTTCTTTATCCCAGCCGGGGCGGAGGCGTATCGAAAGGACCTGCCGAACGCGCGCGTTCAGTTCCTGGATACGGGGCATTTTGCAACCGAGACGCACTCCGCCGAGATCGCTGCTGCGATCAAAGAGTTCCTGGAGGCGAACGGCGTATCTCGACAGAAAGGTAGCGGAGCATCGCGATGA